A stretch of Brassica napus cultivar Da-Ae chromosome C6, Da-Ae, whole genome shotgun sequence DNA encodes these proteins:
- the LOC106378396 gene encoding E3 ubiquitin-protein ligase SIRP1-like, producing MNNMEEETAATTFWCHTCSQTVTPVDIKCPFCLSGFLDEMQQEEEEQQRDSNVWRPDIPVWASLLVEMTNNSERNQTVETENETEHRGGGGGDYMESRLQEMLRRRGRRPVCVEQLLLGIRAGLTLAPAAADDNNQERGRVIVTNPHNQIVAVPSSAVSDTLPPVVAGSLSEYFIGPKFEALLETLTETDPRRYGTPPAWSDAVEALASVIIVEPGLQCSVCLDDFEVLAVGKQMSCHHSFHPHCLLPWLELHSSCPVCRCQLPIVDGETNGGSSSTSSSSQVS from the coding sequence ATGAACAATATGGAGGAAGAAACAGCTGCGACGACGTTTTGGTGCCACACGTGTTCTCAGACAGTGACTCCAGTTGACATCAAATGCCCCTTTTGTCTAAGCGGCTTCCTTGACGAGATGcagcaggaggaggaggaacaaCAACGAGATTCCAATGTTTGGAGACCAGACATTCCTGTCTGGGCTTCATTGTTGGTGGAAATGACGAACAACTCCGAAAGGAACCAGACTGTTGAGACTGAGAATGAAACTGAACAccgtggaggaggaggaggggacTATATGGAATCTCGGCTTCAAGAGATGCTTAGGAGAAGAGGAAGACGTCCTGTTTGCGTTGAGCAGCTGCTTCTGGGAATACGTGCTGGCTTAACACTTGCACCTGCTGCTGCTGATGATAACAATCAAGAGAGAGGACGCGTGATCGTCACCAATCCTCATAATCAGATTGTGGCCGTCCCAAGCTCTGCTGTGTCCGACACTCTGCCTCCTGTTGTTGCTGGTTCTCTCAGCGAGTACTTCATCGGTCCTAAATTTGAAGCGCTGCTTGAGACTCTAACTGAGACTGATCCTAGGAGGTATGGAACGCCTCCAGCTTGGAGTGATGCGGTCGAGGCTTTGGCTAGTGTGATAATCGTAGAGCCGGGGCTTCAGTGTTCTGtgtgtttggatgattttgagGTTTTAGCTGTGGGGAAACAGATGTCGTGTCACCACAGCTTTCATCCTCACTGCTTGCTCCCATGGCTTGAGCTTCACAGCTCGTGCCCGGTTTGTAGG